The DNA sequence ctcCCATTGGGGGccaaatatcagatatcctgtatatcagatatttacattacaattcttttttttttttttttttttttttatttattatatgtaagtacactgtagttatcttcagaaactccagaagagggagtcagatatcccagaagagggagtcagatatcgttacagatggttgtgagccaccatgtggttgctgggatttgaactcNtcctggcactcactttgtagaccaggctggcctcgaactcagaaatccgcctgcctctgcctcccgagtgctgggattaaaggcgtgtgccaccacgccgggctctacattacaattcttaacagtagcaaaactacagttgtgaagtagcaatgaaatatttttatgactGGGGCTCACCACAACACTAGGCACTGTCTGAAAGGGTCCCGACATTATGAAgtttgagaacctctgctctgaGGGAATTTTGCCTAGCTTGAacttgtgcagatcttgtgcttgctgtcacagtctctgcaAGAAGGGGAAGTAGGCACCAAGTCCCACCTCCAACCAAAAAGCTCTTGGCAACTGTTAGCTTCTGGGAAACAGAACATCCGTTTTCTTTCATAGAGTGGCACTGGGCATATCAACCACAGCCAGGGCAGACCTCCTGGCCAGGACAAACTGAACTCATGGTTCtgttttggggtgggggaaggccgGTGATTAAAGCACTGCAGAGAGGTCTACTGGCTGCTCTGAGGGGGCAGTGAGGGAAGTGTGGGGTGAGATGGGGCATACAGGTCAGGAAATGCTTTCTAATGGTATTGACTTGTAGTACACCTCAGTGAAAAGGCATGGGGCTGAGTCATGATGGCAGGGTTGAATGATGGGGGCATATTAACTGCCAACCCAAGGATGCCTATTCcatggagactgaacccagggcatAAGCCCAGCTTTCAGTCTTATTCTCCAAGGTGCTCTTTGCTCTAATACTAAGTTGATGAGACTTGATTTTGAAATTGCCTTGGTCTGTCTGGAGGCAACTGAGCAAGTACCATCACTTTTCGGAAAACTCAATCTTCTCCTGTGGGGTCTCCCTTCTACCAGTGCCCATGTCCCCTGGTCTGAGGGATAGGTTAGGGAGCTAACACCACTGATCTTGTGGACAAGAACAACAGCTTTATGCCCCAACTATGAGTCAGGCAGGGCATATGTGTGACAATGGACTGGATGGTGTGCTGTCAGGGAACCTCCCAGCATAGAGAGGTCCAAATCCCATCATCACTAAGTGCGTGTCTGCCGACAGGAGGCAGGTGCTCGGTGTGACCTAGGATGAGGGGTGGGTTCTCACTCCCGCCATCCACTCTCTGGGTGGAGACCCGGGTTAAACAGTGgtgtcctctcttccctcccccactccagctTCCATAAAGGCTGTACTTGTTCTCCTTACCTACCTAACTGCACCTTTCCTTTCTGGCTGCCTTTGCTGCTCTGCACTTTATAAGGCACAGAGAGCTAAGTTCAGgtggaaagaaaaaccaaatctGGAATTACATCTGTATCAGTAACATCTTAATCAAGTCACCAGCTGCCAACACTGTGTTAGGTGTAAATAACAGGCAGATGTACCTAATGGGAAGAGAAAGTAATTGCCGCCTTCACACCCCATTCAAGCATCCAAGAGACATGgtatcttttttgtgtttttgtgttatatgtgtgtacatgtgaactggcacacatgaacatatgtgcatgtgtggaggacagGCCAATGTTCCTTTCTCTCCACCCTATTTAAtagttttggagatagggtctttactgaacctggaactctgATTTAGCTAGACTAGCACTAAGTACATGCCTgccatatttgaaaatttaaaaatatgacctCCAGATTTTGAAGATTTGGATTCAAGACCTCGACTTTCCACTAATACAGGAACAGCCTTGGCCAAGTTAATTATTCTTATCCTTGGATTCCTCACACGGAAATGGAAATACAGCATTGCTGAGAAGATCActtaagacaacaacaacaacaggccAGAGAGGATTGCTTAGCCACTATGAATATTTGTTGCTCTTGTATGGGAGTAGGGTCtgcttcccagtacccacatggtggctcacaactaccatAACACTATGGTTCCAGATTTGAAGCATGCTGCTAAACTTCTCAggaaccaggcacacaagtggtacacaaatatacaagcaagcaaaacactcagacgtaaaaataaattataatataggGAGAATCATTATAAACACACAAATtaagcaaaacaacagcaaaaataataaaatcctgaTTATTAATTGGGCGATGAAGTTACCAGTGAGGTCCCTGGTGGTGGAATTAGGACTTCTTGCACAGGCATAAAAATATTGCTGGGCAAATGGTAGATCAGAGTACaatatccagagactaccccacctgggaattcatcccataatcaaagccagacactattgcttatgccaggaagattttgctgaaaagaccctgatatagctgtctcaagtgaggctatgccagtgcctggcaaatacagaagtggatgctcatagtcatctataaggtagaacacagggcccccaatggagaagctagagaaagcacccaaggagctgaaggggtctgcaaccctataggtggaacaacaatatgaactaaccagtacccccagagctcgtgtctctagctgNNNNNNNNNNNNNNNNNNNNNNNNNNNNNNNNNNNNNNNNNNNNNNNNNNNNNNNNNNNNNNNNNNNNNNNNNNNNNNNNNNNNNNNNNNNNNNNNNNNNNNNNNNNNNNNNNNNNNNNNNNNNNNNNNNNNNNNNNNNNNNNNNNNNNNNNNNNNNNNNNNNNNNNNNNNNNNNNNNNNNNNNNtagcatttgaaatgtatataaagaaaatatctaataaaattttttttaaaaatgatagatCAGTGTCTCTTGGGAAAGGGTACATGTTTTGGAGCCAGGCAGATCTGGGTTTTGTGATATTTGGCAGTATTATCTTTTGTATGGAGGGGGGGTCCTTCCCGTAATACCACAAAATTCACTACCAATAAATCACTGAGTCAGAGACTGCCCGAACTTCAGGGGAGGGCGTGGCTTCTGTCCACTTCCTGAGCCTTCTACCGGAACCGGCGCATGCCCCGGAAGCAGTCCTTGAGCTCTTTAGGCCGGTCTGGGTGAGAATCGGGGGACGGAAGCCATGCTGCTTTCCGCTGTCTCTTGTAAGTCGGTCTGAGGCGGCGGCAGGGCCTGCGGCGTGGAGCCGAGGCGGCGACCCGCAGGTCCCGAGGTGGAGCCcggaggggtggaggggtggaggaCCTGGCGCGGCGGCTGCCACCCCGCGGCGCGCCTCCGGGTCTGGTGAGAAGGCGGCGGGAGCCCCGTCGCCCTCTGCAGGGGTGTCCGAAGAACGTCTACTGGCCGCTGTGGTGTTACCCCGCTGCCTGGCTCCTGGCTGACATCCTGGTTAGAGTTAGCATCTCAGGCGACTTTGCTGCAGTCTCTAAAGTTCAAACAAGAGATTTGTTGCAGTACACATATTTACACCATAGAAGGGTGGGGATAGAGCAGATACTACTTAAGAACGTTGTTAAGATGGCAGACAACTGTTGATtataccaaaacaacaacaacaacaaaaaacattcaAAATTGTGTGGGCCAGACTCACACCAGGAAAAAGTTATTTTAGTGTAAGTGGGGAatacttttaaagtgtttttggTTACAACTAATGTTGATAAGCACTtcgagtaaaaaaaaaaataacaaccttatttttttttctttcttccaacctTTACACACACAAGTTGCCAAGAGCAAGTCAAAGTAagtaaaggtttttgttttattggtccAGTGTTTGGGTTTGATCTCCCAAGAGTTGATCTGGGGTTATTTATTTGGTTAATTATTTTGTTGATGTGAACACCTTGGGGGAAAAGTCCTTTGATGGCGCTATCATTGACAGTTGGATTCTGGGTTGCAGATACCTAAGCTGAGAATGCATCTGATATACCAAAACCACAGATCATGTTGCTTAGCaactctgcttcctctttccttcagTGGCTGGTAGGAAGCCGAGGTACCCTGTTACTAACTGGGGAAGAGAGCACAGTGGGAAATCTGGCCTCTTGCAAAGCAGTGCATTTGCACTGAGGTAAACGGAGGGTGTAAGTTGAGGACTGTGTTGTCTCCCTTCTGCCCCAGGGAGTATTCACAGCCTTTGTGTAAAGGAACTTTGCTGCTTGTCTCACCTCAGAATCTATTAGTTCATTGCTTTGCTCCTAAAGCAAGCATCAGGCTGGTGATCTGTTTGGCTCTACCACCAGAGCCATTTGCCTGGAGTCTTCTGCAGGAATCTACAGATGAGCTCTGATTTGATGGAAACCTAGAGCCTGTTTCTAGAAGTCAGTCCAAGCACTAGAAAGATTGCAGAGCTAAGCGTTAGGCAGCTGGAACCGAGAGGCTAGACCTGTGCCTTGCCTATGTGCCAGTTCATCTGCTCCATAATTTCAGCCCTAGGAGGCACAGCCTTAGTTTTATGTTTCTTGTAGGGCTCCTCACAGAGTAAGTACCCCATAGAGACTTGTTGAATCGTTGTGACTGAATGGATAATTATGTTAATTACATaaccctctctcccctccagtactggggattgaacttaggccCATGCTGGGCACAAGCTTTCTCCCTGAATTCTGTTCAGCctcatatttgtttttctaagtttTCAGACTCAATGAGTTgctgagtgtactggctagttttgtgtcagcttgacacaggctggagttatcacagagaaaggagcttcagttgaggaaatgcctccatgggatccagctgtaaggcattttctcaattagtgatcaagggggaaaggccctttgtgggtgggaccatccctgggctggtagtcttggcttctgtaagagagcaggctgagcaagccaggggaggcaagccagtaaagaacatccctccatggcctctgcatcagctcctgctccatgacctgtttgagttccagtcctgacttcctttggtgatgaacagcagcatggaagtgtaagccgaataaaccctttcctccccaacttgtttcttggtcgtgatgtttgtgcaggaatagaaaccctgactaagacactgaggttggccttgaacttgtgaacttcctgctccagcctcctaaGTGGTTAGGATTATTGGCCTGTACCACCAGACCTAGCATCATTGTCTTTCTTGTTCCATCAACAAATACTGTAGTCTTCAGGGGCATCGTTTGAGGAGTAATGTGGCCCTtcttggctttattttgttttgagacaggatctcagtctGTGGTCCAggttgatcctcctgtctcagccttcagtcagagtgctgaaattatagatgTGAGCCTCCATGCCCGATTGTGGTTTCAAGTGCTTCAGATGTGTAATGGCATGAGGAATGGCTTATGTGGGGAGGCAAAGATGACACACACATACGAGAAAGTAACAGCACAGGTAGTCAAAGGTCAGGGAGATAAATGATAAGTTTGCTGGTTTGGATGACTAAATGAGATACAAAGGTGTCCAGGGCCTGTGCGTCAGTGATGTAAACCGTGAGATCTCTTTACTTTGTCCCTTCTTGCTATCAGTCTTTTTGGAAGATCGGCTCTCCTTAGGCAGCCATCTTCAGGGTTGCCTTGCTGTATGTAGCTGGGACTACTGTCACCCTGTATATTCTCCCACCAGATGTCTGCTCCTCATGAGAGATGCCCTCAGAGGCCGATTCTCCGATTTGGCTTCCTCACTGCTGCTGTTTTGGCAAGGTTGTCACGGAGTCACTGTAGGTGACCTTGGGATTCAGAGCCGTTGAAATAGTTTAATGGGAAATGTAGACTGTCATGGCACGGATTCCTCTTAGGGCCACTATGACTCCATAGCAAAGTGTGCTGTGTGTTCTTGGCGGCCCACCTAATGTGTTTTGAGCTTGTGACAGTGCATTTTTTGATCTTAGAACTATCCTTGTGAAACTGGTGAGCCAAGCTGGGACAGGTTTCTCCTTCAACCACAAGAGAAGCCGACTCCGAGAGAAGCTGACCCTTCTGCACTATGATCCAATAGGTAAGGCTCAGAGAAGTGACATCACAGCAGCTCATGTTCTCGGGaccttctgtctccttttcaaATGAATGTCTCTGGGGATTCAAATGAATGTCTCAGGACATACACCAGGACACAGGAGCtttgagagggagggaagatgtgACATCGTGGTAAGGAACTGCTATGAGCAAACCCATCGGGACACGGGGAGATGGACTTGAGCTGGGATAGTCAGACAGAGGCTCTAAGAAGGGTTTAGTTACATGACCGGAGGAATTCAGCTATCTAAAGAATAGGCAGTCGTCTTCGAAGGGGAGGGTGTGGCCTAACAGTGGCAAGTCACAGGGTTCAGGTATGAGTTAAACAAATAGAGAGCATGTGTTGGTACATTGGGATAGGACATTTGATTTTCTATCATGATATCTACCAAAAATGCCATAATAAATGGTAACTTTAAGTTTGTCTAGGAGACAGACATActtgggctgatgagatggctcggtggattAAGGCCAGTGAATCTGGTGGCCTGAGTGCCATCATTGTGGCCTGCATAGTAGGAGAGAGTAATGGCctacaggttgttctctgacccacacacatgtgcctctCCCGCATACACTCACAATAAGTAAATACagcaaactaaacagagacaggtTCCAGAGGCTAGGTGTCTCCTCACAAACCCAGCCAATGTGGGTGGAGATCCACCCTTTCCTAAAATTTGTGGGCTCGGCAAAGTAAGCTGTCAGGTGTTTTACTTTAGAGTTCGGGGCTTTAGTTGTCTGCCCACTTTAGTTGCCTCCTCGTAAGAGAAAGGCTGACTTAGCATGAAGAGGCAAAAAAACCTCAAGCTCAGTTGTCAGCTTAAAATTGTTCAATTCCATTTTGTTATAGAAATAAAAGTCCCTGCTGTTTTCATGATATCCATATTTCTGGCCATTTATTACTGTAATAAAAAGGGAATTCTAGTCTTAGTCGTGAAGACTAGAACTCTAAATTTCAGGAAGATTCCTATATGGTGGAGAAATTACTGGAATGAAGAGGTTTGACACTGGATTGGTGTTCTCATTCCTTCTGATTTCCTTGTATTAACTGGTTAAAAAAAGTGCAGAGAATTATACTAATTCTAATATAGTAATATTTTACTGCTATTTCATTCAGCTTCTTTAGAGTTGACTTTTAGGAAGCCACCGATATTGATAAGTGTTTGTTAAATGAGCTGTGATAGTTTAAATATGCTGGAATTTCACCCTTAGCTTTTGAGAAGTTAGGATTACGGTTGTCATTCTCGTGACACTGGGAAAGAATGCACCATGAGCGTCTTAGATCACAAGTTCATATGTTGGCTTCCTGTACATagctaggttttcttttttttttttggttttttgagacagggtttctctgtgtagccctggctgatcctggaactcactctgtacaccaggctggcctcgaactcagaaatccacctgcctctgcctcccgagtgctgggattaaaggcgtgcgccactacgcccggctagCTAGGTTTTCTAATAAGAAATGTTGGTAGCAAATGTCTTTTTTGAAGAAGAGAATGTCCTGTGGTAGGGGATACctgcttccttctgttctgtGAGATGCCCTATAGACTTGCCGTGAATGAAGATGTTTGCTTTAGGGCTGGCCTTGCTCAGGGTTCCAGAGAGTCTGGCCCATCCCCACCATTTTATTGCAGTGAGTAGCATTAGTTGGAGGATAATGTTAGTCTCTTAGGAAGCAAATCAGAGATGAAATACAGAAGGATCCTAGTCAGTTGAGTGTTTCACAGACTGCTCTGAGGCAACAACTGGCTGCGTCTGCAAGTAGTCTCCATTTTATCtgtgagtgtttggcctgcatgtctgcatgtgcacCTCTGTGGCTTGTGTTGCTCCTGAGAAGCtatggatggttgtaaaccactgTGTGGCTGTGGGAAGTTGAGTCTGGGTCCCCTAAACAGGTACTCTTATTCCttgaggcatctcttcagccccaccgCTCTTATACTTACTTTCCTCATAGAAAACTGATGCCAAGGAGGAAGGATTAAAGGCTGAGACATAAGAGTATTAAATCTTGTTTATCATAAAGAGAACGAAAACTTGTCAGTTTTAATTCTGTGGATCACTAAACAAGGCAATAGAGACTTTAATTGGAACAGAATAGATTTAGGTTAGCTGTAGGGAAAGAACTTGACAGATTCATTCTTCTATGAATTAAACAGCAAATATTTTGACTGAAAATTGCATTATGTTTAGTGTTGTGGATAGCAGTGTGTCACTTCAGCTCAGCTCACGTGAGTGCTCACTGTTTATCTGGCAACAGCTTTGAGGGAATGGTTGTCTTCACAccaggaaagaaacagaggaggGGGCTCAGGACTGATGCATAGTGGAACCATACTCCTTCCTTCCCTCGGCTGGGTTTCGAACCCAGAAACATAAGCACCCTTTAATATTAATATTGAGCCGCATTCCTAACTCCTCAGAGTCAGTGTTACAACCCAGCTCTTCTGGCTATTTCTAGTACTTGGGgccaattttatgttctttttttttttttggtttttctttttttgttttttgtttttggtttttcgagacagggtttctctgtgtagccctggctgtcctggcactcactttgtagaccaggctggcctcgaactcagaaaNccgcctgcctctgtctcccaagtgctgggattaaagacgtatgCCACCACGGCCCAGCCAATTTTATGTTCTTGATACTAGCTTTTTgttcttaatacattttaaattgaactcaccttccctccaccctccaGCTTGTCTCAGCTACTCTCCATTGAACCCCTCTGATGTCCTCTCCAAGCTGATAGcctcttttctttgattattgtcatgtgtgtgggtatatatgtgcatatcagGGCTGACTGCCCTGCATTGGACAGTCAATAAGGGACTTACCCTGGGAGAGGCTAGCTCTCCCAGCAGTCATTAGCTGTGTGTAGCTCTTTGTCTAGAGTGAGAAAATCTTCATGAGATTTCCCCCTTCCGTGTTAGCGTGTCCACTGATACTTCTGTTCTTCGGTCTTGTTTCTAGGACAGAGTTTTCAGCAGACTTCttggtattctggctcttacaatcattctgccccctcttccttgATGTTCCTTGAACCACAGATGTAGGAGCTGTGTTGTAGCTGTATCGGTTGGGACTGGGCTCCCATGATCTGTTGATGTCTGtattgtgtccagttgtggttttctgtgatggtctccatttgctaTAAGTgcagcttctttgatgaggaatgGTAGCTACACTCGTCCAGGAAAAGTGGCTTGAGTACCTTCCTAATACTTGTTTAAAACTAGAACTGCGATATGGCTCTGTGGTtgagtatttgtttttatttgtttgtttgttttttggggggggcagggttcaacacagggtttctctgcgtagccctggctgcccaggaactccctctgtagactaggctggccttgaactcagagatccacctgcctctgcctcccaagtgctgggaggagactatttgttttatttgtacgAAGTTCTAAGTCAATTCCTAGAACTGCCAACCTGCCCTGCCCACTCCCCAGACAAACAAACCAGataaaaaccctaagatagaACAGTCTGGATTCTCTGCTCTAGTCAGCATTCGGAGCTCCACTCTCTGCCTCTTAGCTATTTGTATGCACTTTGTTTTTCAGTACTGGGATCAAACCTGGTGCCTTGGCTCACAGAGGGCAGGTGCTGTCTGCCCACCGCTGTAGCCGGAGCTCTGCTTCAGTTTTAGTAAATCTCAATGTTGTTGTTCTTGAGGGACCACGCTTTGACTTCTACATGAAGTctgacttatttttctcttttctttttattttgcctCAGGTCTCACTGTGTGTTCTTGGCTTgcttggggctcacagagacccacctgccttggTCTCCCATGCCCAgccagtttctgtttttattggtgtgtgtgtgtgtgtgtgtgtgtgtgtgtgtgtgagggggctTGGGGTCAGAGTGTTACCAtgtggccatgaatttgaaatcctcctgcttctgccttctgagtgctaggattacacacATTTACCACCACATTTGGTCTGATTTCTCAGTTCGTAAGAGCTTTATTGGATTTTCTCATACTCATCTTACAATTCACTGCTGTATGAAATCATGGTTTCCTTATAAATTCTGCAGTGCCTGTCACAGATCTGTATACTAAATTCTTAATTAAAGGGATTAATGCAGAGGATAGAAGTATTTTAATACATAAAGTCttgttctgtttgttgttgtggtttgggatagggtctctctctgtatcaCGATCTAGCCTGGAACTTGAGACGTAGACCAGTTTGGCCGAGGTCACGCCGAGGTctactttcctctgcctcccaagcactgggattgaaggtgtgtgcagGCTGGCCAGCTTAAAGCCTTGCTCTAATAACCAGAGATTCTGGATGTGGTCATTCAATTACTCCTGATTGCCTCTTAGTGAATGAAAACATTCTCTCATGTCTTACATGATCCCAAGTATGTGAAAAATATcccttatataatatattttattaatttagtggTACATTTCTCTGGAGTGGTTAATGGTTCTTAAATTCTCATGAATTCCACCTAGAGAATTTTTAAGAAATTGTTGAATTCCTGCTGCTGAACTGGAAGTAGGATGGAGGTGAGAAATGCAGagtatttaatgtttttttctttgattatttattaGTAAGGGTGAATTGGCtgtgcctggtgcttgcagatgatgtcagattccctggaacttgagttgtgggtgctgtgaaccaaacctgggtctttttGAAaggcaaccagtgctcttaactagccatcttttcagcccacagcagtatattttaaataagcttCTTAGCTAATTAATTCTTAATCATGGCTTGGAAATTTAATGTGGGGTGTATCCATTTTCAttgtagaagagaaaacaaagctgAAGTGTGTACAGTCAGGAGCTATGAGGTCACACAGTCCTTTGGCCTCCCGGCTTTCCTTTGGGTGTCTTGTTTTTGTGGCAAGGAAGAAtccagtcatatatatatatatatatgactggattctatatatatatatagaatatctatctatctatctatatatatatatatatagagagagagagagagagacagagagagagacagagagagagagagtgtgtgtgtgtgtctgtctgtctgtctgttggctGGAGGCTGATGGCAGATAATAGGGCACTCAGGGCTCTATGCTAGTCTCCTTTCGCAGCTGCCTGCTTCACTCTGTTGCCAAGGCAGTAGCTTTTTCAGTAAATCTGTAATACTGAAGTTTTCCTATGCTACCTCATTGTCAATGTGCACCATTCCTGTTGGGGTGTGAAGCCATCTCTAGACAGTGGAGGTTCTGTGGTTTGCTTCCCTTCTGACTGCCATTCCTCTGTGACTGTGCAGCTCTCGATGCTGCTCTGGAGCCCAGTGCCCAGCTGGTTCTTGTGCACCCATTATGAGATTGGATCCAAGTCAATGTTTGCCATGTTTGCCTCAGTAGCTCACACTGATAGGAGTAATGACTTTGTAGCATGTCAAGGATATTGCTGATTGGCTGGTGACCCCTCCCTTGGCTTCTTAcccatttctttttgtcttctctggCCTGTGAGATAGAGAGGCTGGGTTTGCAAATCCGCTCATCCTCACGTCAAACAGAAAAAATGACGGAAGAGGATAGAGGGCTCAgggtataatatatattttaataaaaacaatgatggTTCCTATTTTTCTCCTACAACCCCTTTTTCTTGCTTCACAGTGAACAAAAAAGTTCTCTTTgtggaacagaaaaaaatacgTTCCCTCTGAGTAGTGGATTGAAAATGAATTTGATTCATAAATGAGAAGATCGAGGGTGAGGCACCGTTCCGAACTCTGCAGTTTGCAATGAAGACGAGGAAATTGCAGCGTGGCCTCGGAGGATGTTGGCCAAGGGACAGAGCCGAAAAAGTCCTTCACAGAGACCACATATTTATCTCTCTGGATGCTTTATAGgccttaataaaaaaatatcaaaatagccTATACTCTTGTCTCTTAGAGGTATTGTGTCTGtcatatgaagtgtaaaaaaccAATCACCTAACTAAGAAATAACTATTGTTTTACCTAAAGAAAGCCATTTCCACAGTGAGGCTTGAGCAGGAGTGCCTCCCTCGGCTGCTCCCTGTGCTCCATAGGACAGTGCTGCAGACAGTGCTGAAGAATCTGCTTTCGTGGTGACAggctggcaggcagcaggaaggaaagaaaacatcggctttggtttgtatgtgtgtgtgtccttaggAACAGTggtccatattctttttttttttttttttttttaatttttttttatttattatatataaatacactgtcgctgtcttcagacacaccagaagagggcatcagatctcactactgatggttgtgagccaccatgtggtttctgggatttgaactcaggacctctggaagagcagtcagtgctcttaaccacggagccatctctccagccctggtccATATTCTTAAACAGCTCACCAGAGCCTTAAGTTCCGTATCTTTGGTTTGAGCTTTGAGAGAGACAAGCTCTCGTTGGGTAGTGTAGGCTGGAATGGACCTTGCTGTGCAGCCCAAACTGGTCACAAGCCCTTAGGACACAGAGGACCTGATTG is a window from the Mus caroli chromosome 5, CAROLI_EIJ_v1.1, whole genome shotgun sequence genome containing:
- the Mrpl33 gene encoding 39S ribosomal protein L33, mitochondrial, with translation MLLSAVSFAKSKSKTILVKLVSQAGTGFSFNHKRSRLREKLTLLHYDPIVNKKVLFVEQKKIRSL